Proteins found in one Falco cherrug isolate bFalChe1 chromosome 18, bFalChe1.pri, whole genome shotgun sequence genomic segment:
- the PBDC1 gene encoding protein PBDC1, whose product MAAAGLGPGEAAAAAHALSLPAEAFGNDPRVELAWAMRAHQHAQVYFNLISSVDPKFLNLTKVDDQIYGEFRKTFKDLKIDVLDPEELKSEPAKEKWRPFCLRFEGVVEDFNYGTLLRLDCRKDYTEENTIFATRIQFFAIEIARNREGWNSVVYSSARQPVAKEAASG is encoded by the exons ATGGCGGCGGCGGGACTg GGACCCGGCGAGGCCGCCGCGGCCGCTCACGCGCTGTCGCTGCCGGCCGAGGCCTTCGGGAACGAT CCCCGCGTGGAGCTGGCCTGGGCCATGAGAGCCCACCAGCACGCCCAGGTCTACTTCAAT CTCATCTCCTCCGTCGACCCCAAGTTTCTAAACCTGACCAAAGTTGATGACCAGATCTACGGTGAGTTCAGGAAAACCTTCAAGGATCTTAAAATCGACGTGCTCGACCCCGAAGAGCTGAAGTCGGAGCCGGCCAAGGAG AAGTGGCGGCCGTTCTGCCTGCGCTTCGAGGGGGTGGTGGAGGATTTCAACTACGGCACGCTGCTCCGCCTGGACTGCCGCAAGGACTACACCGAGGAGAACACCATCTTCG cCACCAGAATCCAGTTTTTTGCCATTGAAATCGCCCGGAACAGAGAGGGCTGGAACAGCGTCGTCTACAGCAGTGCCAGGCAGCCGGTGGCCAAGGAAGCGGCGTCGGGGTGA